The following are encoded together in the Bos javanicus breed banteng chromosome X, ARS-OSU_banteng_1.0, whole genome shotgun sequence genome:
- the SZRD1 gene encoding LOW QUALITY PROTEIN: SUZ domain-containing protein 1 (The sequence of the model RefSeq protein was modified relative to this genomic sequence to represent the inferred CDS: inserted 3 bases in 2 codons; substituted 3 bases at 3 genomic stop codons), translating to MEDEEVAESWKEVADGGEVXKSSRAHIVIQDDSLPRXPPLQISILKRPNRTGVISSPNSTSRPGLVSSPXCSRRXQSLGSTSPEEDQEKSTLNRPIRISQPEDSRYLSNVIRXPLGPDGSQSFKQLR from the exons ATGGAAGATGAGGAAGTTGCTGAGAGCTGGAAGGAGGTGGCAGATGGTGGGGAAGT CAAATCTTCCAGAGCGCATATTGTGATTCAGGATGACAGCCTTCCCA AGCCCCCTCTACAGATCAGCATCCTCAAGAGGCCCAACCGCACTGGTGTGATCAGCAGCCCCAACTCCACCAGCAGGCCAGGCCTAGTGTCAAGTCCCTAGTGCAGCAGGAGGTAGCAGAGCCTGGGCAGCACCAGCCCTGAAGAGGATCAAGAGAAATCTACCCTCAACAGGCCAATCAGGATCTCCCAACCCGAAGACAGCAGGTATCTCAGCAATGTGATCAGATAGCCTTTGGGTCCTGATGGGTCACAAAGCTTCAAACAGCTCAGATAA